The Sphaerospermopsis torques-reginae ITEP-024 genome has a window encoding:
- a CDS encoding cytochrome P450, with the protein MPSFSSPTTPQFIQRFQWLFNPWGFMEKNAKDYGDFFQAYIIGKEPIVFISNPQAIQELFAASLEKLDARGSQLLKSLLGEKSLLLLSGTEHQRQRRLLTPPFYGDRMKAYGQIITDITKEAISNLQIGTPFSVRESIQQISLKVILHTVFGICEGERFRELEKLLCSLLNFGDTPLRAAVNFFPALQVDLGEWSPWGYFLRQREKIDQLLYAEIQERRDHPDPNRTDILSLMMSARDENGEAMTNIELRDELMTLLIAGHETTASAITWALYWIHNLPEVREKLLHELDSVDENTDKNEIFRLPYLTAVCNETLRIYPIAMITLPRIVKSPIEIMGHEFPSGSWLVGCIYSTHRRPDLYPEPEKFKPERFLEKQFAPYEYLPFGGGNRKCLGMSFALFEMKLVLATILSQLDFELVNNIPVKPVRRGVTSAPSGGKWLVATGKRQRVKSPLGV; encoded by the coding sequence ATGCCAAGTTTCTCTAGTCCCACAACCCCCCAATTTATCCAACGCTTCCAATGGTTATTCAACCCTTGGGGATTTATGGAAAAAAATGCCAAAGATTATGGTGATTTTTTCCAAGCATATATTATTGGTAAAGAACCCATTGTGTTTATTAGTAACCCCCAAGCAATTCAGGAACTTTTTGCAGCTTCTCTAGAAAAATTAGATGCTAGAGGTTCACAACTTTTAAAATCTTTATTGGGGGAAAAATCTTTATTGTTGCTGAGTGGAACAGAACACCAACGCCAACGGCGATTATTAACACCTCCATTTTATGGCGATCGCATGAAAGCTTATGGTCAAATTATCACTGATATTACCAAAGAAGCCATCAGCAATTTGCAAATTGGTACACCATTTTCTGTCAGAGAATCAATCCAACAAATTTCTCTAAAAGTGATTTTACATACAGTATTTGGTATCTGTGAAGGAGAAAGATTTAGAGAATTAGAAAAGCTGCTTTGTTCACTTTTGAATTTCGGTGATACTCCCCTACGAGCAGCCGTTAATTTTTTCCCAGCACTACAAGTAGATTTGGGAGAATGGAGTCCCTGGGGTTATTTTTTACGACAAAGGGAAAAAATTGATCAATTATTATATGCAGAAATTCAAGAACGCAGAGATCATCCTGATCCCAATCGAACTGATATTCTTTCTTTGATGATGTCAGCGCGAGATGAAAATGGTGAAGCCATGACCAATATAGAATTGCGAGATGAATTAATGACTTTATTAATAGCAGGTCATGAAACCACAGCTTCCGCAATTACATGGGCATTATATTGGATTCACAATTTACCAGAAGTGCGAGAAAAGCTGCTGCATGAGTTAGATAGTGTGGATGAAAATACAGATAAAAACGAAATTTTCCGCCTACCTTATTTAACGGCAGTTTGTAACGAAACCCTCCGCATTTATCCTATTGCCATGATTACCTTACCGAGAATTGTCAAATCGCCAATAGAAATTATGGGTCATGAATTTCCCTCAGGTTCATGGTTAGTAGGCTGCATATATTCAACCCATCGCCGACCAGATTTATATCCCGAACCAGAGAAATTTAAACCAGAAAGATTTTTAGAAAAACAATTTGCACCTTATGAATATTTACCTTTTGGTGGTGGAAATCGTAAATGTTTAGGAATGTCATTTGCACTATTTGAAATGAAGCTAGTTTTAGCTACAATCTTGTCACAATTAGATTTTGAATTAGTAAATAACATTCCTGTTAAACCTGTGCGTCGGGGTGTCACCTCAGCCCCTTCTGGTGGTAAATGGTTAGTTGCAACTGGAAAAAGACAAAGGGTAAAATCTCCTTTAGGTGTTTAG
- a CDS encoding saccharopine dehydrogenase family protein has protein sequence MTDRVLILGGRGRIGSAVANDILSHTQANITITGRSPETGKGVNLSSGGREQFLILDLSEVEKLKEAIANSNLVIHCAGPFHYRDTQVLEICIDQGVNYLDVSDHRSYTQKALKLHEKAVNAGVTAIINTGIFPGISNSLVRQGIEQFDIPEKIHLSYLVSGSGGAGVTVMRTTFLGLQHSFEAWINGEWHLIEPYSDREELTFPLPYKRSGVYWFDMPETITLPHSFPTVKTVITKFGSVPDFYNHLTWITAHIFPKWLMQKTETIEFLSYVSHRMTDFTNILTGIGVAVRAEVTGKKDSKTATYVSTLLHENTAIASGLGTGSIAKLLLEGKLKHPGVLPVEAALTTDLFKQIMAERKIQIGSHWVTIHRRE, from the coding sequence ATGACAGATCGTGTATTGATACTAGGTGGAAGGGGACGCATTGGTAGCGCAGTTGCTAATGATATTCTCAGCCACACCCAGGCAAATATTACCATCACTGGACGTTCCCCAGAGACGGGAAAGGGTGTCAACTTGTCTTCGGGAGGAAGAGAGCAATTTTTGATTTTAGATTTGAGTGAGGTGGAAAAATTAAAAGAGGCGATCGCCAACTCTAACCTCGTCATCCACTGTGCAGGACCATTTCACTATCGAGACACCCAAGTTTTAGAAATCTGCATTGATCAAGGTGTCAATTATCTTGATGTCAGTGATCACCGTTCCTACACCCAAAAAGCTCTAAAATTACATGAAAAAGCGGTTAATGCTGGTGTCACCGCAATTATTAACACGGGGATTTTCCCCGGTATTTCTAACAGTTTAGTCCGTCAAGGAATCGAACAATTTGATATACCAGAAAAAATCCATTTAAGTTATTTAGTATCTGGTTCTGGTGGTGCTGGTGTCACCGTAATGCGAACCACTTTTTTAGGTTTACAACATTCTTTTGAAGCTTGGATCAATGGTGAATGGCATTTAATTGAACCCTATAGCGATAGAGAAGAACTGACTTTTCCCCTACCCTATAAACGCAGTGGAGTTTATTGGTTTGATATGCCAGAAACTATTACATTACCCCATTCTTTTCCCACTGTCAAAACTGTAATTACTAAATTTGGTTCAGTTCCAGATTTTTATAATCATCTCACTTGGATAACCGCCCATATTTTTCCTAAATGGTTAATGCAGAAAACTGAAACCATTGAATTTTTATCTTATGTTAGTCATCGCATGACCGATTTTACTAATATCTTGACTGGAATTGGTGTAGCAGTACGCGCAGAAGTCACAGGAAAAAAAGATAGTAAAACAGCAACTTATGTTTCTACATTACTCCATGAAAATACAGCCATTGCTTCTGGTTTAGGTACTGGTAGTATTGCCAAATTATTATTAGAAGGTAAATTGAAACACCCCGGAGTTTTACCTGTAGAAGCAGCATTAACTACAGATTTATTTAAACAAATAATGGCAGAAAGAAAAATACAAATTGGTTCTCATTGGGTAACAATACATAGGAGAGAATAG
- a CDS encoding Uma2 family endonuclease — MTIQTLDKTTTISEQRFLLPGHYTWEELETIETLTADAAGLRITYLDGCIEFMTLGEQHENIKKIIAILIEAYLFEKGINFIPVGSATRRAKEKSASFEPDESYYIGEKKENPDLAIEVNITSGSIDKLEKYKRFNITEVWFWENNQLSLYHLKNGNYEQINHSQLLPDLDIDLLVTCVLIPSIIDGRTEFIKGIKK, encoded by the coding sequence ATGACTATCCAAACCTTAGACAAAACTACCACAATTTCCGAACAGCGATTTCTTCTACCTGGCCATTACACCTGGGAGGAATTGGAAACAATAGAAACCTTAACCGCAGACGCAGCAGGTTTGCGGATAACTTATCTTGATGGGTGCATCGAATTTATGACACTTGGTGAACAACACGAAAATATCAAAAAAATTATCGCTATTTTGATAGAAGCATATCTTTTTGAAAAAGGGATCAACTTTATCCCTGTAGGTAGTGCTACCCGTCGCGCAAAAGAAAAGAGTGCTTCCTTTGAACCTGATGAATCTTATTATATAGGAGAGAAAAAGGAAAATCCAGATTTAGCAATTGAAGTTAATATTACCAGTGGAAGTATTGATAAACTGGAAAAATATAAACGGTTTAATATTACTGAAGTCTGGTTTTGGGAAAATAATCAATTGTCTCTATATCATCTCAAAAATGGTAATTATGAGCAAATTAATCACAGTCAATTATTGCCAGATTTAGATATAGATTTGTTAGTAACTTGTGTTTTAATACCGTCCATTATTGATGGGAGAACAGAATTTATTAAAGGTATTAAAAAGTAG
- a CDS encoding DUF2281 domain-containing protein, producing the protein MNANSQFKEHEITTCCALRFDGYKYQKETGFNPSLTFDKLFLGEDVGELDGLAAMFFLQRALCKWDLVYETEDSKYYKLYRKLFLKYVDSEIPVQYRNEEWYNIWQDEYKPHVVEIKKFVQNIYLKSIKMSMEEIIIDKVKMLPADKQQEVLDFVEFLLAKIQNSMSKKGKFIDFYLPYSQDGNHISAKSQAEKILQEADTLLKKGSFGVAIIYSANYDQTKNIRKTYTEGGYKTGTSGANQANVMTEMEKLLDTPNYQHLQGKIRIAPITTMTYSGYDGKEHITVVKDDLAQIQQMLESGWDILGWQNQTTIKSKNKYAVGGGIANLSQDISNEIQSTLLSLASQYK; encoded by the coding sequence ATGAACGCTAATAGCCAATTTAAAGAACACGAAATAACAACTTGTTGCGCTTTAAGATTTGATGGGTACAAATACCAAAAAGAAACAGGATTTAATCCAAGCTTAACATTTGACAAACTTTTTTTGGGTGAAGATGTAGGAGAGTTAGACGGTTTAGCAGCAATGTTTTTTCTTCAGCGAGCGCTTTGTAAATGGGATTTAGTATACGAGACAGAGGACAGTAAATATTACAAACTTTACAGAAAGTTATTTCTTAAATATGTAGATTCAGAAATTCCAGTACAATACAGAAACGAAGAATGGTATAATATATGGCAAGATGAGTATAAACCTCATGTTGTAGAAATTAAAAAATTTGTACAAAACATTTATCTAAAGAGCATAAAAATGAGCATGGAAGAAATCATCATAGATAAGGTAAAAATGTTACCTGCTGATAAGCAACAAGAAGTGTTGGATTTTGTAGAATTTTTATTAGCAAAAATTCAAAACTCAATGAGTAAAAAAGGCAAGTTTATTGATTTTTACCTCCCGTATAGTCAAGATGGTAATCATATTTCTGCAAAAAGCCAAGCAGAAAAAATCTTGCAGGAAGCCGATACATTGCTGAAAAAAGGTTCTTTTGGAGTTGCTATCATATACTCTGCCAATTATGATCAGACCAAAAATATTAGAAAAACCTACACAGAAGGTGGATATAAAACAGGAACTTCAGGAGCAAATCAGGCTAATGTAATGACTGAGATGGAAAAACTGTTAGATACTCCAAATTATCAGCATTTACAAGGTAAAATTCGGATAGCTCCTATTACTACCATGACCTATTCTGGCTATGATGGAAAAGAACATATAACAGTGGTAAAAGATGATTTAGCTCAGATTCAACAAATGCTAGAAAGTGGATGGGATATATTGGGCTGGCAAAATCAGACTACTATCAAAAGCAAGAATAAATACGCTGTGGGTGGCGGTATTGCTAACTTATCTCAAGATATTTCCAATGAAATTCAATCTACTTTGCTTTCTCTAGCTTCTCAATACAAATAA
- a CDS encoding GUN4 domain-containing protein, producing MPIINRDEWPDSVFFSPSNFLELGTRNTGEKIIQIGTDGDCPIVAFAKTDNPIDEDLEPIELWSLLKFSYVPDEYVFYDKPKKITQQKKITQNLKTIKKYQLPDSGEFELDNIPIDSQIIAVQIQKDKPCLWMLIDSQKEKDDIYKKRTFCWFRTGEPIDYTDLIHIATLQSNGGNHVSHLFELKNYVNYNKLENLLATKKWREADLETFEILKSLCGYEYYDSTWLNSEEIVNIPCSHLHTINNLWIKYSKGRFGYSVQLNILKKLGFQKNGNYEQISECLENFMDKIKWNTAHAALNFTLKAPIGHLPAILAWGMATSPTLDKAKEAYFCLCSRCEECNL from the coding sequence ATGCCGATAATCAATAGAGATGAATGGCCAGATAGCGTATTTTTCAGTCCAAGTAATTTCTTAGAGTTAGGAACTAGAAACACGGGGGAAAAAATTATTCAAATCGGTACAGATGGTGATTGTCCTATAGTTGCATTCGCTAAAACAGATAATCCAATTGATGAAGATTTAGAGCCTATCGAACTTTGGTCATTACTAAAATTTTCCTATGTTCCAGATGAATACGTTTTTTATGACAAGCCAAAAAAAATTACACAGCAAAAAAAAATTACACAAAATTTAAAAACTATTAAAAAATATCAATTGCCTGATAGTGGTGAATTTGAACTTGATAATATACCGATTGATTCTCAAATTATTGCTGTACAAATTCAAAAAGATAAACCCTGTTTGTGGATGCTGATTGACTCTCAAAAAGAAAAAGATGATATCTATAAAAAAAGGACATTTTGCTGGTTTCGGACAGGAGAACCTATAGATTATACAGATTTAATTCATATTGCCACTCTACAGTCTAATGGTGGTAATCATGTATCTCACTTATTTGAATTGAAAAATTATGTAAACTACAACAAGTTAGAGAATTTATTAGCGACCAAGAAATGGCGGGAAGCTGACCTAGAAACATTTGAAATTTTGAAATCTTTATGCGGTTATGAATATTACGATTCTACATGGTTAAATTCTGAAGAAATCGTTAATATACCATGCTCACATCTACATACTATTAATAATCTTTGGATTAAATACAGTAAGGGTCGTTTTGGGTATAGTGTTCAGCTAAATATTTTGAAAAAACTGGGATTTCAAAAAAATGGAAACTATGAGCAAATCTCAGAATGTTTAGAAAATTTTATGGACAAAATAAAATGGAATACGGCTCATGCTGCTTTAAATTTTACACTCAAAGCTCCTATTGGTCATCTTCCTGCCATTCTGGCTTGGGGTATGGCAACCAGTCCAACATTAGATAAAGCTAAAGAAGCTTACTTTTGTCTTTGTTCTCGATGTGAAGAATGTAATCTTTAA
- a CDS encoding type II toxin-antitoxin system PemK/MazF family toxin, translating into MGSIWIVTFDPSVGTEIQKTRPALIISGTLFNNQRTKVTVLPFTSAKFNNSRISPAVVEVPASTQNGLSVDSLLICVEPMTFDKVRLTQQLGELETELLEQAQTILRCYLSLNNN; encoded by the coding sequence ATGGGAAGCATCTGGATCGTAACATTTGATCCATCCGTAGGTACAGAAATTCAAAAAACTCGTCCAGCACTGATAATTTCTGGGACTTTGTTTAATAACCAACGCACCAAAGTCACAGTTTTACCTTTTACTTCTGCAAAATTTAATAACTCCCGTATTTCACCAGCAGTAGTTGAAGTACCTGCATCAACACAAAACGGACTTTCTGTAGATAGTCTTTTGATATGTGTTGAACCAATGACTTTTGATAAAGTTCGTTTAACGCAACAATTAGGAGAATTAGAAACAGAGTTATTAGAACAAGCGCAAACTATTTTGCGTTGCTATCTGAGTTTAAATAACAATTAA
- a CDS encoding ribbon-helix-helix domain-containing protein, translated as MAKISISLPDDLLNYIDQKVDNRSALIESLLKQWQKQRQDEALAAACAVIDELELGWESEWQNIAITEWEASGS; from the coding sequence ATGGCTAAAATTTCAATTTCATTGCCAGATGACTTACTAAATTACATTGACCAAAAAGTTGATAACCGTAGTGCATTAATTGAAAGTCTCTTGAAACAATGGCAAAAACAAAGACAAGATGAAGCACTAGCGGCTGCTTGCGCTGTAATTGATGAATTAGAATTAGGTTGGGAAAGTGAATGGCAAAATATAGCGATTACCGAATGGGAAGCATCTGGATCGTAA
- a CDS encoding type II toxin-antitoxin system HicB family antitoxin: MKFQVIFTHDSEYQGYIAEVPELPGCVSQGKTLDEAITNIKDAIKGYLHVLEKHGKPYLCSSIGYCTSLTLKLL, encoded by the coding sequence ATGAAATTTCAAGTAATATTCACCCATGATTCAGAATACCAAGGTTACATTGCTGAAGTACCAGAACTTCCTGGTTGTGTCAGTCAAGGTAAAACCTTAGATGAAGCAATTACAAATATCAAAGATGCTATAAAAGGCTATCTTCATGTATTAGAAAAACATGGTAAACCCTATCTATGTAGCTCAATCGGTTACTGTACCTCATTAACCTTGAAACTGCTGTAA
- a CDS encoding type II toxin-antitoxin system PemK/MazF family toxin, producing the protein MLSTEKIIYPQRGEIYLVNFDPTIGSEIKKTRPALILQNDVSNQYSPITIVAAITSQFTEPLYPTEVLIKSPEGGLQVDSVALLNQIRSIDKQRLMKRLGVLDAVTMEDVDRAIQISLGLVKLT; encoded by the coding sequence GTGTTAAGTACAGAAAAAATCATTTATCCTCAACGTGGTGAAATCTACCTAGTTAATTTTGATCCAACTATCGGTTCAGAAATCAAAAAAACACGACCTGCTTTAATTTTGCAAAATGATGTTTCTAATCAATATAGTCCTATAACTATTGTTGCTGCCATTACTTCTCAATTTACAGAACCTTTGTATCCTACTGAAGTGCTAATTAAATCACCAGAAGGAGGTTTACAAGTTGATTCTGTTGCGCTTCTTAATCAAATTCGTTCTATTGATAAACAAAGGTTAATGAAACGTTTGGGTGTTCTCGATGCAGTGACAATGGAAGATGTAGATAGAGCAATTCAGATTAGTTTGGGTTTAGTAAAACTAACATAA
- a CDS encoding papain fold toxin domain-containing protein produces the protein MKICYFELPCARAIKEFLIRQGIHGKHIKLDTNSQDPIYGRIYDDSIGELIATTGHHEGVIIEINGVEIVFDNIHHQGITRLDWIQNLYSPILDAGLEFQITETYF, from the coding sequence TTGAAAATTTGCTATTTTGAACTACCCTGTGCTAGAGCAATCAAAGAATTTTTAATCAGACAAGGTATTCATGGCAAACATATCAAACTAGATACAAATTCTCAAGATCCCATTTATGGCAGAATTTATGATGATAGCATTGGAGAATTGATTGCTACTACTGGTCATCATGAAGGTGTTATAATTGAGATCAATGGCGTAGAAATTGTTTTTGATAACATCCACCATCAAGGAATTACGCGATTAGACTGGATACAGAATCTCTATTCACCTATTTTAGATGCAGGATTAGAGTTTCAAATCACAGAAACATACTTTTAA
- a CDS encoding type II toxin-antitoxin system VapC family toxin — MIIVDTGFWLALIDQKDTYHKRAKQTLKKYNEPLITTWCVVTETCYLLLTRKGFPAQITFLNSLQQELFTVFNLEPYHTPRIIQLMEQYANLPMDLADASLVILAEHLGHGRIFSVDQRDFNTYRWKQNYPFENLLF, encoded by the coding sequence TCTTATTGATCAAAAAGACACCTACCACAAAAGAGCAAAACAAACTTTAAAAAAATACAACGAACCATTAATTACAACATGGTGTGTTGTCACAGAAACTTGTTATCTTTTGCTAACTCGCAAAGGATTTCCAGCGCAAATTACTTTTTTAAACAGTCTGCAACAAGAATTATTTACAGTTTTTAATTTAGAACCTTACCATACTCCGCGAATTATTCAATTAATGGAACAATATGCTAATTTACCAATGGATTTAGCTGATGCTTCCCTAGTGATTTTAGCAGAACATTTAGGACATGGGCGCATTTTTTCTGTAGATCAACGGGACTTTAATACCTATCGTTGGAAACAAAATTATCCTTTTGAAAATTTGCTATTTTGA